A stretch of the Marivirga tractuosa DSM 4126 genome encodes the following:
- the fbp gene encoding class 1 fructose-bisphosphatase: protein MQTKLATSVGITLDRFIKKKQNDFAFASGELSQLLRDIALAGKIIHREVNRAGLLNIGGAYGTENVQGEEQQKLDVIANIRFIRALKNGGEVCAIVSEEDDEILDLNNKDGRYIVSMDPLDGSSNIDVNVSIGTIFSIFRRVSPVGSKVTNEDVLQKGSEQVAAGYLLYGSSTMLVYTTGRGVNGFTYDPSLGEFFLSHADMKIPEDGKIYSINEGSYRSLEPKVQQYIENCKDKKYTARYIGSLVADFHRNLLKGGIYIYPSTDKAPNGKLRLNYECNALAMICEQAGGLATDGKNRILDIQPESLHQRVPFYTGSKKMVEEAMK, encoded by the coding sequence ATGCAAACTAAATTAGCCACATCTGTAGGCATCACTTTAGACCGTTTTATCAAGAAAAAACAAAATGATTTTGCCTTTGCTTCGGGTGAACTTTCTCAATTGCTAAGAGATATTGCCTTAGCAGGAAAAATCATTCATAGAGAAGTTAATCGTGCAGGCTTATTAAACATTGGAGGTGCTTATGGTACTGAAAATGTGCAAGGTGAGGAGCAGCAGAAATTGGATGTTATTGCTAATATCAGATTTATTAGAGCATTGAAAAATGGTGGAGAAGTTTGTGCTATTGTATCGGAAGAAGATGATGAAATCCTAGATTTAAATAATAAGGATGGAAGATATATTGTATCCATGGATCCTTTAGATGGTTCTTCTAACATTGATGTAAATGTTTCTATAGGAACTATATTTTCTATTTTCAGAAGAGTTTCCCCAGTTGGTAGTAAAGTGACTAATGAAGATGTTTTGCAAAAAGGCTCTGAACAAGTGGCCGCAGGATATTTGTTGTATGGTTCTTCCACTATGCTAGTTTATACTACTGGTCGTGGTGTAAATGGATTTACTTATGATCCTTCATTGGGTGAATTTTTCTTATCGCATGCTGATATGAAAATCCCTGAAGACGGGAAAATATATTCGATCAACGAAGGAAGTTATAGAAGTTTGGAACCTAAAGTTCAGCAGTATATTGAAAACTGTAAGGATAAAAAATACACCGCTCGTTATATCGGCTCATTAGTAGCTGATTTTCATAGAAATTTACTGAAGGGAGGAATTTATATTTATCCTTCAACCGATAAAGCTCCGAATGGAAAATTGAGGTTAAACTATGAATGCAACGCCTTGGCAATGATTTGCGAACAAGCAGGAGGATTAGCAACGGATGGAAAAAACAGGATTTTGGATATTCAACCTGAATCCTTACACCAAAGAGTTCCTTTTTACACTGGCTCTAAGAAAATGGTGGAAGAGGCTATGAAATAA
- the yihA gene encoding ribosome biogenesis GTP-binding protein YihA/YsxC gives MKRIKNAEFVISNTDYRKSPETDLPEYAFIGRSNVGKSSLINMLTDRKNLAKTSSKPGKTQLINHFLMDEKWYLVDLPGYGYAKVSKKTNEGWGKMISDYLKNRENLVCIFVLIDSRLPPQKADVEFLDFIGKNGLPLSLIFTKADKQSNNKTQQNIAVFKKKMLNTWEEFPPYFVSSAEKQTGKEEILGIIDQMNTAWAEQK, from the coding sequence ATGAAGAGAATCAAAAATGCAGAATTTGTTATAAGCAATACAGATTATCGGAAAAGTCCTGAAACTGACTTGCCAGAATATGCATTCATTGGCAGATCGAACGTGGGGAAATCATCTTTGATTAATATGCTAACTGATCGGAAAAATCTAGCTAAAACCTCTTCCAAACCTGGGAAAACACAGTTGATCAATCATTTTTTAATGGATGAGAAATGGTATTTGGTGGATTTACCGGGCTATGGTTATGCCAAAGTGAGCAAAAAAACTAATGAAGGTTGGGGTAAGATGATTAGTGATTATTTAAAAAACAGAGAAAATCTGGTCTGCATCTTTGTTTTAATCGATTCTCGCCTACCTCCACAAAAAGCAGATGTTGAATTCTTAGACTTTATTGGTAAAAACGGATTACCTCTTTCCCTTATCTTTACCAAAGCTGATAAGCAATCCAATAACAAAACGCAGCAAAATATAGCGGTATTTAAAAAGAAAATGTTGAATACATGGGAGGAATTCCCTCCTTATTTTGTCAGCTCTGCTGAAAAACAAACCGGTAAAGAAGAGATTTTAGGGATAATTGACCAAATGAATACTGCTTGGGCAGAGCAGAAATAA
- a CDS encoding tetratricopeptide repeat protein, translating to MIYKFRFFAVFLLSVLFVSQVKAQEPDPETAQMLLENADIIMQETVVLTIARDQYVDAANMDPNNIRANYMAGSTYLQTTDKGKATKYLLRAYQIDSDYKFDLLYSIGQGYQYGYEFDNALEYYKKYKQKLESNSGYKGSDKTSMSEVDKRIEECNNGKKLMEDPVNYSITNVGTAINSELWDYAPVVNADETVMIFTSRRGPDQGNLNENVFDDNFYYEDIFISRKSGGEWQAAENIGPVVNTKYHDSNLGFSPDGKTLYIYSDEGNGDIYYTNNLSEDTWSEPVGLSDNINSSGYNEKSVSQSADGNTLFFASNRPGGNGGFDIYYSTKDRKGEWGPSKNLGRVINTEGDEDGPFIQYDGKTLYFSSTAHNGMGGFDIFKSEYDSASNEWSIPENMGYPLNTPDDDIYFVMTKDGKTGYYATVREEGMGYNDIYKVKIGGSEDNMDKKVASKKANVDEGEDESEKEKEVDSVEVAESQDDDIDTGAPVKLLVRVVDASNNQSIESAVKLKGQVDNINVPSESKKDGIYTFVIIRDEATDFMLSAEKSGYIFANKKITIPASKGEEQTIQV from the coding sequence ATGATATATAAATTTAGATTCTTTGCTGTCTTTTTACTATCAGTTTTATTTGTCTCGCAAGTAAAGGCGCAGGAACCTGATCCAGAAACTGCACAGATGCTATTGGAAAATGCAGACATCATTATGCAGGAGACTGTTGTGTTAACAATAGCTAGAGACCAATATGTGGATGCTGCCAATATGGATCCTAATAATATTAGGGCTAATTATATGGCGGGTTCAACCTACCTACAGACAACCGATAAAGGAAAAGCTACTAAATATTTATTGCGGGCCTATCAGATAGATTCTGATTATAAGTTTGATTTGCTTTACAGTATTGGACAGGGCTATCAGTATGGATATGAATTCGATAACGCATTAGAGTATTATAAAAAGTACAAACAAAAGCTAGAAAGTAATTCGGGATACAAAGGTTCTGATAAAACATCTATGTCTGAAGTGGATAAACGGATAGAAGAATGTAATAATGGTAAAAAATTAATGGAGGATCCTGTTAATTATTCCATCACTAATGTAGGTACTGCAATTAACTCTGAGTTGTGGGATTACGCCCCAGTGGTAAATGCTGATGAAACGGTAATGATTTTTACCTCTAGAAGAGGGCCAGATCAAGGGAACTTAAATGAAAACGTATTTGATGATAATTTTTACTACGAAGATATTTTCATTTCTAGAAAATCAGGTGGGGAATGGCAGGCAGCAGAAAATATAGGGCCAGTAGTTAATACGAAATATCATGATTCAAATTTAGGGTTCTCACCTGATGGTAAAACGCTTTATATTTATAGTGATGAAGGAAATGGAGATATATATTATACTAATAACTTATCTGAAGATACTTGGTCGGAACCAGTTGGTTTAAGTGATAATATTAATTCCAGTGGATATAATGAGAAATCTGTTTCACAGTCAGCAGATGGGAACACCTTGTTTTTTGCCAGCAATCGCCCTGGTGGTAATGGAGGATTTGATATTTATTATTCTACTAAAGATAGAAAAGGCGAGTGGGGACCTTCCAAGAACCTAGGTAGAGTCATTAATACTGAAGGTGATGAAGACGGTCCGTTTATTCAGTACGATGGGAAAACACTTTATTTTAGTTCTACTGCACATAATGGAATGGGTGGTTTTGATATTTTCAAATCTGAGTATGACAGTGCAAGTAACGAATGGAGTATTCCTGAAAATATGGGATATCCACTAAATACCCCTGACGATGATATTTATTTTGTAATGACCAAAGATGGTAAAACGGGCTACTATGCAACCGTCCGCGAAGAGGGTATGGGGTATAATGATATATATAAAGTGAAGATAGGAGGTAGTGAAGATAATATGGATAAAAAAGTAGCTAGTAAAAAGGCCAATGTGGATGAGGGTGAAGATGAGTCTGAAAAAGAAAAAGAAGTAGATAGTGTAGAGGTAGCAGAATCTCAAGATGATGATATCGATACTGGGGCACCAGTAAAATTGCTGGTTAGAGTGGTGGATGCTAGCAATAATCAATCTATTGAATCAGCTGTTAAGCTTAAAGGACAAGTAGATAATATTAATGTGCCATCTGAAAGTAAAAAAGATGGTATCTATACTTTCGTTATAATACGAGATGAGGCAACAGATTTCATGTTGTCTGCTGAAAAATCAGGCTATATTTTCGCAAACAAGAAAATTACAATTCCTGCTTCTAAGGGAGAGGAACAAACTATCCAAGTTTAA
- a CDS encoding OmpA family protein codes for MVSFMEANPQVNVEIAGHTDNIGSDAVNKKLSQQRANKVVEYLTGKGIDRRRLNAVGYGEERPIVSNDDEVMGREINRRVEFIVKE; via the coding sequence ATGGTAAGTTTTATGGAAGCTAACCCGCAAGTGAATGTAGAAATTGCTGGGCATACCGATAATATTGGTTCAGATGCTGTTAATAAAAAGTTATCTCAGCAAAGAGCAAATAAGGTGGTAGAATACCTTACAGGAAAGGGTATTGACAGACGAAGACTGAATGCAGTGGGTTATGGGGAAGAAAGGCCAATCGTAAGTAATGATGATGAGGTGATGGGAAGAGAAATTAATAGAAGGGTGGAATTTATTGTAAAAGAATAA
- a CDS encoding 2-C-methyl-D-erythritol 4-phosphate cytidylyltransferase, with protein sequence MKKYAIIVAGGTGKRMGEALPKQFLKLGGTPILIHTLQTFQAADPEIELIITLPQEEIQFWDELNIWHQNYLEHKVVAGGETRFHSVKNALEHVEEGLVAVHDGVRPFVSSETINQSFEQAKENKAVVTAVLMKDSVRQIDESGNSKNIDRSSLRLIQTPQTFDVELLKSAYNTPFKPSFTDDASVVEAHGHSITLIEGDYQNIKITTPEDLIIAEALLKAK encoded by the coding sequence ATGAAAAAGTATGCAATCATAGTGGCAGGCGGCACTGGCAAAAGGATGGGAGAAGCGCTTCCTAAGCAATTTCTTAAGCTGGGTGGCACTCCTATATTGATTCATACCTTACAAACTTTTCAAGCTGCTGATCCAGAAATAGAATTAATTATTACACTTCCACAAGAGGAGATCCAATTCTGGGATGAATTAAACATTTGGCACCAAAATTATCTTGAACACAAAGTTGTAGCTGGTGGAGAAACACGCTTTCATTCTGTTAAAAATGCACTAGAACATGTTGAGGAGGGGTTGGTAGCAGTGCATGATGGCGTTCGTCCATTTGTTTCAAGCGAAACCATAAATCAATCTTTTGAGCAGGCTAAAGAGAATAAAGCTGTTGTAACAGCAGTCCTGATGAAAGATTCTGTTAGGCAAATAGATGAAAGTGGAAATAGTAAAAATATAGATAGGAGTTCTTTGAGGCTGATTCAAACCCCTCAGACTTTTGATGTAGAATTGCTAAAATCTGCTTATAATACTCCTTTTAAACCTTCATTTACTGATGACGCATCGGTTGTAGAAGCGCATGGGCATAGCATCACCTTAATTGAGGGGGACTATCAAAATATAAAAATAACAACCCCTGAAGATTTAATTATAGCAGAAGCTCTATTAAAAGCAAAGTAA
- a CDS encoding DUF2795 domain-containing protein: MYWTLELASYLEDAPWPATKDELIDFGIRSGAPLEVVENLQELEDDGQPYENIEEIWPDYPSKEDFFFNEDEY; encoded by the coding sequence ATGTATTGGACATTAGAATTAGCTTCATATTTAGAAGATGCTCCGTGGCCAGCCACAAAAGACGAATTAATTGATTTTGGAATTCGTTCTGGAGCTCCATTAGAGGTAGTAGAAAACTTACAAGAATTAGAGGATGACGGACAGCCCTATGAGAACATAGAGGAGATATGGCCAGATTATCCTTCAAAAGAAGACTTCTTCTTTAACGAAGATGAATATTAG
- a CDS encoding DUF349 domain-containing protein, with protein sequence MHQILQKPNYNILTDLQQELAFIEGGKVILREQDGFPQREIGEVKEDEATALQFFQDRFESLKEKVDKVQLQIETEDNKGSFLMKVLNLKESLSTFDGIGDFVALKERLEMLEKMLEDYISQNRKRNLEVKTTLIEEAKSYAANPDWREATEKLKELRQRWIRVGAVEEDKKEEVENTFQAIYDEFYEKKKAFHEAKKEMMAARENQYEALIDKAKKLHNDKIETEELAKKSNELVEEWKSLENIPKEKYALLLKEFKKYTQVGRKTGNSKNVKSHSKESHDKEKLTLIEELKAAQNLSPDEAIEKAKDIQQKWKNTGKTFNKSLNEEYFTLNDYIFEKGFLENLFERKAKKDLGEKEAVKFKMNILRDLISRDQRELNVFEENLEKFNLGTQKLDKMVGFKHEKQKRKLAVKQQIMDELRDLNKNLK encoded by the coding sequence TTGCACCAAATTTTACAAAAACCAAATTATAATATTTTGACTGATTTACAGCAAGAATTGGCTTTCATTGAAGGCGGAAAAGTAATTTTAAGGGAACAAGATGGTTTTCCGCAGAGAGAAATAGGAGAAGTAAAGGAAGATGAGGCAACTGCATTGCAGTTTTTTCAAGACCGATTCGAATCTCTAAAAGAAAAAGTTGATAAAGTTCAGCTACAAATTGAGACTGAAGACAACAAAGGTTCTTTTTTAATGAAAGTATTAAACTTAAAAGAATCACTTTCCACATTTGATGGCATTGGCGATTTTGTTGCGCTTAAAGAGCGATTGGAAATGTTGGAAAAAATGCTGGAAGATTATATAAGCCAAAATAGGAAGAGAAACTTAGAGGTGAAAACCACTTTAATTGAAGAGGCCAAAAGTTATGCTGCAAATCCGGATTGGCGAGAAGCAACTGAAAAACTCAAAGAGCTTCGCCAAAGATGGATCAGAGTGGGCGCTGTGGAAGAGGACAAAAAAGAGGAGGTAGAAAACACTTTTCAGGCTATCTATGATGAGTTTTATGAAAAGAAAAAAGCTTTTCATGAAGCCAAGAAAGAAATGATGGCTGCCAGAGAAAATCAATATGAAGCCCTAATTGATAAAGCTAAAAAGCTACACAACGATAAAATTGAAACTGAGGAGTTAGCTAAAAAAAGCAATGAATTAGTTGAAGAATGGAAATCATTGGAAAATATCCCTAAAGAGAAATATGCTCTACTTTTAAAAGAGTTTAAGAAATATACTCAGGTAGGGAGAAAAACAGGGAATTCTAAAAACGTCAAGTCTCACTCTAAAGAAAGCCATGACAAGGAAAAGCTGACCTTAATTGAAGAATTAAAGGCAGCTCAAAACTTGAGTCCAGACGAGGCAATCGAAAAGGCAAAAGACATTCAACAAAAGTGGAAGAACACTGGCAAAACATTTAATAAGTCATTGAATGAGGAATATTTCACGCTGAATGATTATATTTTTGAGAAGGGCTTTTTAGAGAATTTATTTGAAAGAAAGGCTAAAAAAGATTTAGGCGAAAAAGAAGCTGTTAAGTTTAAAATGAATATTTTGAGAGATTTGATTTCAAGGGATCAACGAGAGCTCAATGTATTTGAAGAAAATTTAGAAAAGTTTAACTTAGGAACTCAAAAGCTAGATAAAATGGTAGGTTTCAAACATGAAAAACAAAAAAGAAAGCTTGCCGTAAAGCAACAAATCATGGATGAACTGCGTGATTTGAATAAAAATTTAAAATAA
- the ettA gene encoding energy-dependent translational throttle protein EttA, whose amino-acid sequence MSDEKIIFSMAGVSKIYPPKKTVLKDIYLSFYYGAKIGVLGLNGSGKSSLLKIIAGIDKDYQGEVVASKEYSVGMLEQEPELDPDKTVKQVVEEGVAETVNLLKEFEEINEKFADPEVLDNPDKMNDLIEQQAKVQEKLDHANAWELDSRLEQAMDALRTPPADAPVKNLSGGEKRRVALCRLLLQEPDVLLLDEPTNHLDAESVHWLEHHLQQYKGTVIAVTHDRYFLDNVAGWILELDRGEGIPWKGNYSSWLDQKQKRLAQEEKSESKRQKTLQRELEWVRMAPKARQAKSKARLSSYEKMLDEEGKEKEQKLELFIPPGPRLGTKVIEANGVAKAYGDKLLYEDLNFSLPQGGIVGIIGPNGAGKTTLFKLITGQEEPDAGNFEVGETVKISYVDQAHDNLDPNKSVWENISEGNEWIQLGKNKINSRAYVSKFNFAGGDQEKKVGVLSGGERNRVHLAMSIKQEANLLLLDEPTNDLDVNTLRALEEGLENFAGCAVIISHDRWFLDRICTHILAFEGDSQVYWFEGNFSDYEENRKKRLGDDAIPKRIKYKKLTR is encoded by the coding sequence ATGAGTGACGAAAAAATAATTTTTTCAATGGCGGGGGTTTCAAAAATTTACCCTCCCAAGAAAACCGTTTTAAAAGATATTTATTTATCCTTTTATTATGGCGCTAAGATTGGAGTTCTAGGTCTAAATGGTTCGGGTAAATCTTCCTTATTGAAGATTATAGCAGGAATTGACAAGGATTATCAAGGTGAGGTTGTAGCCTCAAAGGAATATTCGGTTGGAATGCTAGAGCAAGAACCAGAGTTGGATCCTGACAAAACAGTGAAGCAGGTAGTAGAGGAAGGTGTTGCAGAGACAGTTAATCTATTGAAGGAATTTGAAGAGATTAATGAAAAATTTGCTGATCCTGAGGTTTTGGACAATCCAGATAAAATGAATGACTTGATTGAGCAACAAGCTAAAGTTCAGGAGAAATTGGATCATGCCAATGCCTGGGAGCTTGACAGCAGACTAGAGCAAGCCATGGATGCCTTGCGCACGCCACCCGCAGATGCGCCAGTGAAGAATCTGTCTGGAGGGGAAAAGCGAAGAGTGGCTTTATGTAGGTTGCTGTTGCAAGAGCCGGATGTATTGCTTCTGGATGAGCCTACCAACCACCTAGATGCAGAGTCTGTTCATTGGTTGGAGCATCACTTACAGCAATATAAAGGGACGGTTATCGCTGTGACCCACGATCGTTATTTCTTGGATAATGTGGCAGGTTGGATTTTAGAATTGGATAGAGGAGAAGGAATTCCATGGAAAGGAAATTACTCTAGCTGGTTGGATCAAAAGCAAAAGCGATTGGCTCAGGAAGAAAAATCTGAATCCAAAAGACAGAAAACTTTGCAAAGAGAGTTGGAATGGGTAAGAATGGCGCCAAAAGCCCGTCAAGCTAAATCGAAAGCTCGTTTAAGTTCTTACGAAAAAATGCTCGATGAAGAGGGTAAGGAAAAGGAACAAAAATTGGAATTATTTATTCCGCCAGGGCCACGATTGGGTACAAAAGTGATAGAGGCAAATGGAGTAGCAAAAGCCTATGGTGACAAACTGTTGTACGAAGATTTGAATTTTTCTTTGCCTCAAGGTGGGATTGTCGGTATTATTGGACCAAATGGTGCTGGTAAGACCACTTTATTTAAATTAATTACGGGACAGGAAGAACCTGATGCTGGTAATTTCGAAGTAGGCGAAACAGTTAAGATTTCTTATGTGGATCAAGCACATGATAATTTAGATCCAAATAAATCCGTTTGGGAAAATATTTCAGAAGGCAATGAATGGATTCAATTAGGGAAAAATAAAATCAATTCCAGAGCTTATGTAAGCAAGTTTAATTTTGCTGGAGGTGATCAAGAGAAGAAAGTAGGCGTTTTATCTGGTGGTGAAAGAAATAGAGTTCATTTGGCCATGTCTATCAAGCAGGAAGCCAATTTACTTTTACTCGATGAGCCGACCAATGATCTAGACGTAAATACTCTTCGGGCTTTGGAGGAAGGCTTGGAGAATTTTGCAGGCTGTGCGGTAATTATCAGTCACGATAGGTGGTTCTTGGATAGAATTTGTACGCACATCTTAGCTTTCGAAGGTGATTCTCAAGTCTATTGGTTTGAGGGTAACTTCTCTGATTATGAGGAAAACCGTAAGAAACGATTAGGTGATGATGCTATTCCTAAAAGGATAAAGTATAAGAAGCTTACTAGATAA
- a CDS encoding VOC family protein has translation MSGKIISGIQQIGIGVSDVQAAFKWYRKNFGMSVPVFEEAAEAALMLPYTGGEPRSRHAILAINMQGGGGFEIWQYTSRKPEGPKFEPQLGDLGINIAKMKSKNVEATYELFNRRGLNVLGDLQNDPYGKPTFFVKDPWDNIFQIVTSNSWFQQRKTDLPGGPNGAIIGVTDIEKARTLYSDILGYDTVIYEEEGVFDDLKAVLGGDKKLKRILLRHSKPMEGAFSPLLGASEIELVVASNRKPKKIYENRFWGDLGYIHLCYDINGMQALKEECEAKGFNFTVDSANSFDMGEAAGHFTYIEDPDGTLIEFVETHKVPIMKKIGWYLNLQKRDPKKPLPRFMLKAMGMSEVKD, from the coding sequence ATGAGCGGGAAAATAATAAGTGGAATACAGCAAATTGGCATTGGAGTATCAGATGTTCAAGCAGCCTTTAAATGGTATAGAAAAAATTTCGGGATGAGCGTGCCCGTTTTCGAAGAAGCGGCAGAAGCGGCTTTGATGCTACCTTACACTGGTGGCGAACCGAGAAGTCGGCATGCCATTTTAGCCATCAATATGCAAGGTGGCGGAGGTTTTGAAATATGGCAGTATACTTCTCGTAAACCAGAAGGGCCAAAATTTGAGCCTCAATTAGGTGATTTAGGTATCAATATTGCCAAGATGAAAAGTAAGAATGTGGAAGCCACTTATGAACTTTTTAATAGAAGGGGGCTTAATGTCTTGGGTGACTTACAAAATGACCCTTATGGAAAACCAACTTTCTTTGTGAAAGATCCTTGGGATAATATTTTCCAAATCGTAACTTCTAATTCGTGGTTTCAACAAAGAAAAACTGATTTACCAGGAGGACCAAATGGTGCCATTATAGGAGTCACCGATATTGAAAAAGCCCGCACGCTTTATTCTGATATTCTAGGCTACGATACAGTAATTTATGAAGAAGAAGGTGTGTTTGATGATTTAAAAGCTGTTCTAGGTGGTGATAAAAAACTAAAAAGGATTCTACTGAGGCATAGCAAACCTATGGAAGGTGCTTTTAGCCCACTTTTAGGGGCATCTGAAATTGAATTGGTGGTAGCTTCAAACCGCAAACCTAAGAAGATATATGAAAACAGGTTTTGGGGAGATTTAGGTTATATCCATCTTTGCTATGATATCAATGGAATGCAAGCCCTAAAGGAAGAGTGTGAAGCTAAAGGATTTAATTTTACAGTTGATTCTGCAAATAGCTTTGACATGGGTGAAGCAGCAGGTCATTTCACCTATATTGAAGACCCAGACGGCACATTAATTGAGTTTGTTGAAACCCATAAAGTGCCGATAATGAAAAAAATAGGATGGTATCTCAATCTTCAGAAAAGAGATCCGAAGAAGCCCTTGCCTAGGTTTATGCTTAAAGCAATGGGGATGAGTGAGGTTAAAGATTGA